The sequence GCATCGCGCCGATCCGGTTGGGGGCGCCGGGCACGACGACCGTGCGGCCCTTGGCGAGGCCGTCGATCCCGGCCCGGGCCACGGCCGGTGCGCTGACCCACATCGCCCGCGGCACCGACCCGTGGGCCTCCTCCTCGGTGAAGCCGGCTGCCGCCACGAAGCCGGTGTCGACCGGGCCCGGGCACAGGGCGGTCACGGTGACGCCCGTCCCCTTGGTCTCGGCGGCGAGCGCCTGGGTGTAGGAGAGCACGTGGGCCTTCGCGGCGCCGTACCCCGCCTGGCCGGGGAAGGGCTGGAAGGCGATCGTCGAGGCGACGTTGAGCAGGGCGCCCCGGCCCCGCTGCGTGGCGCCGGGCAGCCAGCGGGTGGTCAGGTCGACCACCGAGGCGACGTCGACCTCGACCTGGTCCAGCTCACGCTCCACGTCGGCGTCGGCCACGGGGCCGGTGGTGGAGAAGCCGGCGTTGTTGACCAGCACGTCCACGGTGACACCGAGGTCCGCGACCCGGTCCAGGAGCTCGGCCCGGGCGGCGCGGTCGGCCAGGTCGGTGGGCAGGACGTCGGCGGTCCCGCCGGCGGCGACGACCTGGTCGGCGACCTCGCGGAGCTTGTCCTCGCTGCGCGCGACCAACACGACGCGGTGACCGCGGGTCGCGAGCTCGCGGGCGATGGCGGCACCGATGCCGGACGAGGCGCCGGTGACCAGGGCGGCAGTGCTCGGGCTGGGAGCAGGAAGCGTCATGGCACCGAGGCTACGTCGGTCTCACCACTCCCCCGGTCCCCGCACGCGGTAACGGTGGCAGGTGAAGTCCCGGTTGCGTCCCGTCTCCACCAGCTCGAGTGCGAGACGACGCGGCAGCAGCGGACGCCCCGAACCCAGCGTCACCGGCGCGACGTAGGTGATGACCTCGTCGAGCAGCCCGGCGTCGGCGAACTGGCCGGCGAGGTCACCACCACCCACCACCCACAGGTCCTTGCCGTCGGCGGCGGCCACCATGGCGTCGTGCACGGCACGCACCTCACCGGAGGCGAACCGGATGTCGCGGCCGGGCTCGGCGGAGAGGTCGCGATGGGTCATCACGAACGCCGGCAGGTCATAGGGCCACGGCGACCCGACCTCCTCGACGACGTCGGCGCTGTGGGCGAGCACCCATTCGTACGTCGTCGCCCCCATCACGATCGCACCGATGTCGGCGAAGAACGCGTCGTAGTTGAGCAGACCCTCGTGGTCCTGGTCGTTGCCGAAGAGCCATGCGAGGGAGTCCTCCGCGTCGGCGATGAAGCCGTCGAGACTGGTCGCGGTGTAGTAGGTCAGGGTGGGCCGCCGATCGTTCATGGGGCCACCCTCTCGCCGACCACCGACAGCGCACGGTCGATCCGGTGCGGGTCGTCGTGGGCCACCCAGTGGATGCGCGGGTCCTTGCGCCACCACGCCATCTGGCGGCGCGAGAACTGCCGCGTCGCCACGACGATCCGGTCACGGGCCTGCGCCAGCGTCATCTCTCCATCCAGGTGCGCCAGGACCTCGCGGTAGCCGATCGCACGGGACGCCGTGCGTCCCTCACGCAGGCCCGCCCCGACCAGCCGTTCCACCTCGGCCACGAGGCCCTCGTCGAACATCCGGTCCACGCGGAGCTCGATGCGCTCGTCGAGCACCGCCCGGTCGATCTCGATACCGACCTGCACGGTCGTGGGGTCGACGTACTCCTGCCGCGGCAGGCTGGCCGAGAAGGGTCGACCGGTCAGCTCGATGACCTCGAGCGCGCGCACGATGCGGCGACCGTTGTCGGGCACGATGCGCTCGGCCGCCGCCGGGTCGCGCTCGGCCAGCAGTGCGTGCAACGCGTGGGACCCGCGCTCGGCCAGCTCCGCCTCCCAGGCCTCCCGCAGCGCGGCATCGGTGCCCGGGAAGTCGAAGTGGTCGAGGATCGCACGGGTGTAGAGCGCCGAGCCGCCCACCAGCACCGGCGAGCGGCCGCGCCCGCGGATCTCCGCGATCGCGTCGCGCGCCCATCCCTGGAACTGCGCCACCGTCGCCGGGTCGCGCACCTCGTGGGTGTCCAGCAGGTGGTGCGGGATCCCCCGACGCTCGGCGGGCGGCAGCTTCGCGGTGCCGACGTCCATGCCGCGGTAGACCTGCATCGCGTCGGTGTTGACCACCTCGCCGCCCAACGCCTCCGCGAGGTCGAGCGAGAGGCCGGTCTTGCCCGAGGCCGTGGGGCCCACGACCGCCACCACGGCCGGCTGTGCGCGACGCTCGGCGGCGGTGACCATGGTGCCAGTGTGGCGTTCTGGCTAGGCTGGCGTCACGCACACCCCCCCTCTGGAGGAGAGAAGTCTCGTGGGTTTCTTCAGCAAGGCCAAGGACAAGCTGACCAAAGCCGTCGACGACCACGGCGACAAGATCAGCGACGGCATCGACAAGGGCGCGGCCAAGCTGAGCGAGAAGACCGGCGGCAAGTACGACGACAAGATCCAGCAGGGCACGGACAAGGCCAAGGACGCCCTCGACAAGCTCGACGGCAAGGACGACGACATCCAGAACTGAGCTCGTGACGCCGCCCTCGGGCGGCGCACGAACGACGGACGGGCAGAGCACCTCGGTGACCATCAGGGACGACACGACCGGCAAGGTTCGGTTCGCCGTCGTCCCCGCCGCCTACGTCTTCCTTCTGCGGGAGACGGCGGTCGGGTCCACCGAGGTGCTCCTGCAATTGCGCCAGCACACCGGCTTCATGGACGGCCACTGGGCAGCGGCCGCCGCGGGCCACGTCGAGGCCGGCGAGACGGCGTACGACGCCGCGCAGCGGGAGGCGCACGAGGAGATCGCCGTCGACGGGCTGGCCCTGGAGTTCCTCACCTCGATGCAGCGCACCGCCGGCGGACCGGCGATCGACGAGCGCATCGACTTCTTCTTCACCGCCCGCGACTGGCGGGGTGAACCCCGCATCACCGAACCCGACAAGTGCGCCGACCTGCAGTGGTTCGCCCTCGACGCCCTGCCCGACCCGGTGGTGCCGCACGAGCTGGTCGTGCTCGAGGGCATCCGCACCGGCGGCGTGGCGGCGTACACCACCCACGGCTTCGGCTGAGTTCGGGCGGGGTCCGCACCGGTGGCTACGCTGCGGCCATGAGCGCTGCGCTGCTGTGGGTGGACCTGGAGATGACCGGCTTGGACCCGGTCGAGGACCGGATCCTGGAGGTGGCCGCGATCGCCACCGACTGGGACTTCACCACGCTCGACACCTACGAGGCCGTCAAGCAGTGCGGCCCGGCCCTGATGAAGAAGCGCATGGTGGGCGACTTCTGGGAGGCGAACGCCGCGGTGCGCGAGGCCCTGCTGGAGCAGAACGAGCACGGCAAGAACGGCCGGACCGTGGAGAACGAGCTGCTCGACTTCGTCGACGAGCACTTCGGCGACGGCGCGACGAAAGTCGTGCTCGCCGGCAACTCCATCCACCAGGACCGCAAGTTCATCGCGAACGAGTGGCCGCGGCTGGACTCGCGGCTGCACTACCGGATGCTCGACGTCTCGGCGTGGAAGGTCGTCTTCGAGGGCAAGTACGACGAGCGCTTCGCCAAGGCCGGCGCCCACCGCGCCCTCGCCGACATCGAGGAGTCCATCGCCGAGATGCAGCACTACCTCAGCTTCGTCGGCGAACGTACCGACTGACGCGTCAGGGCCGGTTGTTGCCACTCCTCAGGCGTGAGCCCGACACGCACCGCATCGTTCGGTACGTTCCCGTACGGCTGCCCGCAGGATTGCCAGTACCTGGGCGGGATGGAGCATCACGTCCTCCCAGCTGAACCGGAGCACCAGCCAACCGTGGACGACCATGCCGTTGTAGCGGCGCGCGTCGTTGCGCAACGCGACACGGTCGCCGTGCCACTCGAACGAGTCGGCCTCGATCACGATCTGTAGGTCGACGTCGACCAGGTCCGGCCGCCCGAGAAATTCACTGCCCCACAGCGGAACCTGCGGCCTCACCCGCAGCCCCTCCACCTGCTCGGTCAAGTAGCGCGCCGTCGTCTCGAAGGGGTTGGCGGCGCGGCCGTCGGCGTGTGCGGCGACCCACCGCACCTGGCGTGCTCCGGGACCACGGGCGTCCCGCGCGAGCGCCTGGAGTCGACGCAGCGCGTAGCCCTCGCGCAGGGCCGAGTCGGCGACGGCCAGCGCTCGGTCCGGATCCAACATGCGCAGACAGTCGACGAGCGTCCGATCGGGGCTGGTGACGCCGTCGCTCACGTCGTCAGGACCGAACCGCAGTCGCCGCAGCTCGACCCTCGCCGTCTGCTCTGCGACCACCTTCCGGTTCGGTGGCAGTGCCACCTGCGGGCGGCCCGGCGGGAACTTCACCGCCCATCCCCAGTGCAGGGCTGCGCTCTCCAGGCAAAGGACGCCGGTCAGCGCGTGCGCGGCAGCGAGGCCGTCGCTGATCGAGGGCAGCCCGTAGCGTCCCCGTGCGACGCGCACCACCTCACCCGAAACGCGCGCGGCGTCGAGTTCACGTCGGGAGGTCCGGCGCACCAGGTCGCCGCGGGCGGCAATCCCACCCGAGCGCTGGAGTTCATCGACGACGGACATGGCAAGCACGGTGCCGGATTGCCATCGATCCCACTGTGCTCATCCACAGGCACCGCACCCGGACGTACTCAACGGCGCCACCGCCCCGCCCACGGGCCCCAAACCACGGTCGCGCGGGCCGTTCGGTACGTCGGTGTGCGACGACCAGAGATCAGGTCAGGAGCCGTGCCTCGATGGGCGTCTCGACGGCCGAGCCGGCCTCGTCCCGCTCGACGAAGTACGCCGCCTTGCCCAGGACCTCCGTGAGCGCCTCGACCATGTCGGTGCCGCGGTAGAGCAGTCCGGCACCGTCGTCGGTGGCGTAGCCGGCCGGCAGCGTGCCGTCGGCGACCAGCGACTGGAACAGCGGTCGCCGCTGCGCCTCGGAGTCGTAGTGGACGCCGTTAGACCACGGCAGCAGCGCGAGGCCGTTGGTGACCGGCCGCAGCTCCGGTCCGAACGAGTCGGTGGTGCCGCCGACGTGCCAGCACAGCGAGCCAGCGGACACGCCGGTCAGCACGACACCCGCCTCCCACGCGGCGCGCATCGCCTCGCCGACACCGTGCAGCTCCCACATCGCCAGCAGGCCGGCCACGCTGCCGCCCCAGACCCAGACGACGTCCTGATCACGCAGGTGCGCGGCGATGTCGGGCACGTTGGGCATCGGGAAGAGCTGCAGGTGCGAGCCGTGCCAGCCCGCCTCGTGCGCCGCGTCGTAGAACTCGCGGACCAGTCGCGCGTCGTCGCCGCAGGCGGTGGGGACGAAGCACACCCGCGGCGCGCGGCCGTTCACACCGGCGAGGTCGACGGCGTGGTGGGTCAACGGGCCGGCGGACCAGGCGGTCCGGGTGCCAGCGATCCTCCCGCCGGAGGTCGCCAGGATCGTCGGAGTGTCAGCTGCCATGCGCCGATGCTGTCACCGGCGGTGGCTCACCCGCAGGTGGGTGCCTCGGGCAAAGGGTCGGGGACGCCGACGGACGGCATGCCGAGCCCGACGGCCGGGCCACCGTTGGTCGAGCCTGTCGAGACCCGCCGCTCCCACGCGTCGCCGGAGCGCGTACGCCGCAACGCCCGCACGGGGCCGTCCGCCACCAGGTAGTGGGGCGCGGCGCGCGTGATCTGGACCGTGACGACGTCGCCGGGGCGGGGCTCGCCGGCGGTGGCGGAGAAGTCGGCCTCGAAGTGGACCAGCCGGTTGTCCGGGCCGCGGCCGGAGAGCCGGTGGGTCTCGGCGTTCTTGCGGCCCTCGCCCTCGGCGACGAGCAGCTCGACCTCGCGGCCGACGAGCGCCTGGTTCTCCTCCCAGGCGATCTCGTTGACGACTTCGACGAGCCGCTGGTAGCGGTCCTTGACCACGGCCGGGTCGACCTGGTCGGGCAGGTCCGCGGCCGGCGTACCGGGGCGCTTGGAGTACTGGAAGGTGAACGCGCCCGAGAAGCGCGCCTCGCGCACGACGTCGAGCGTGGCCCGGAAGTCCTCCTCGGTCTCGCCGGGGAAGCCGACGATGATGTCGGTGGTGATGGCCGCGTCCGGCATGGCCGCGCGCACCCGCTCGATGATGCCGAGGAACTTGCGCTGCCGGTAGGCGCGACGCATGTCCTTGAGGACCTTGTCCGAGCCCGACTGCAGCGGCATGTGGAGCTGCGGCATGACGTTGGGCGTCTCGGCCATCGCCTCGATGACGTCGTCGGTGAACTCCGCCGGGTGCGGCGAGGTGAAGCGCACGCGCTCGAGGCCCTCGATCTCGCCGCAGGCACGCAGCAGCTTCGAGAACGCCTGCCGGTCGCCGAACTCCACGCCGTAGGCGTTGACGTTCTGGCCCAGCAGGGTGACCTCGGTGACGCCGTCGGCGACGAGCGCCTCGATCTCGGCGAGGATGTCGCCCGGCCGGCGGTCCTTCTCCTTGCCGCGCAGCGCGGGGACGATGCAGAAGGTGCAGGTGTTGTTGCAGCCCACGCTCACCGACACCCAGGCGGCGTACGCCGACTCCCGCTTGGTGGGCAGCGTGGAGGGGAAGACCTCCAGCGACTCCAGGATCTCCACCTGGGCCTCGTCCTGCACCCGCGCGCGCTCCAGCAGGGCGGGCAGCGAGCCGATGTTGTGGGTGCCGAAGACGACGTCGACCCACGGGGCGCGCTCGGTGATGGTGTCGCGGTCCTTCTGCGCCAGGCAGCCGCCCACGGCGATCTGGAGCCCGGGGTGCGCCTCCTTGATGGGCGC comes from Nocardioides panacisoli and encodes:
- a CDS encoding SDR family NAD(P)-dependent oxidoreductase, translated to MTLPAPSPSTAALVTGASSGIGAAIARELATRGHRVVLVARSEDKLREVADQVVAAGGTADVLPTDLADRAARAELLDRVADLGVTVDVLVNNAGFSTTGPVADADVERELDQVEVDVASVVDLTTRWLPGATQRGRGALLNVASTIAFQPFPGQAGYGAAKAHVLSYTQALAAETKGTGVTVTALCPGPVDTGFVAAAGFTEEEAHGSVPRAMWVSAPAVARAGIDGLAKGRTVVVPGAPNRIGAMLAPLVPRSALLPLIARGHPALRRGRPTR
- a CDS encoding dihydrofolate reductase family protein, which codes for MNDRRPTLTYYTATSLDGFIADAEDSLAWLFGNDQDHEGLLNYDAFFADIGAIVMGATTYEWVLAHSADVVEEVGSPWPYDLPAFVMTHRDLSAEPGRDIRFASGEVRAVHDAMVAAADGKDLWVVGGGDLAGQFADAGLLDEVITYVAPVTLGSGRPLLPRRLALELVETGRNRDFTCHRYRVRGPGEW
- the miaA gene encoding tRNA (adenosine(37)-N6)-dimethylallyltransferase MiaA; its protein translation is MVTAAERRAQPAVVAVVGPTASGKTGLSLDLAEALGGEVVNTDAMQVYRGMDVGTAKLPPAERRGIPHHLLDTHEVRDPATVAQFQGWARDAIAEIRGRGRSPVLVGGSALYTRAILDHFDFPGTDAALREAWEAELAERGSHALHALLAERDPAAAERIVPDNGRRIVRALEVIELTGRPFSASLPRQEYVDPTTVQVGIEIDRAVLDERIELRVDRMFDEGLVAEVERLVGAGLREGRTASRAIGYREVLAHLDGEMTLAQARDRIVVATRQFSRRQMAWWRKDPRIHWVAHDDPHRIDRALSVVGERVAP
- a CDS encoding antitoxin — translated: MGFFSKAKDKLTKAVDDHGDKISDGIDKGAAKLSEKTGGKYDDKIQQGTDKAKDALDKLDGKDDDIQN
- a CDS encoding NUDIX domain-containing protein translates to MTIRDDTTGKVRFAVVPAAYVFLLRETAVGSTEVLLQLRQHTGFMDGHWAAAAAGHVEAGETAYDAAQREAHEEIAVDGLALEFLTSMQRTAGGPAIDERIDFFFTARDWRGEPRITEPDKCADLQWFALDALPDPVVPHELVVLEGIRTGGVAAYTTHGFG
- the orn gene encoding oligoribonuclease encodes the protein MSAALLWVDLEMTGLDPVEDRILEVAAIATDWDFTTLDTYEAVKQCGPALMKKRMVGDFWEANAAVREALLEQNEHGKNGRTVENELLDFVDEHFGDGATKVVLAGNSIHQDRKFIANEWPRLDSRLHYRMLDVSAWKVVFEGKYDERFAKAGAHRALADIEESIAEMQHYLSFVGERTD
- a CDS encoding DUF559 domain-containing protein — encoded protein: MSVVDELQRSGGIAARGDLVRRTSRRELDAARVSGEVVRVARGRYGLPSISDGLAAAHALTGVLCLESAALHWGWAVKFPPGRPQVALPPNRKVVAEQTARVELRRLRFGPDDVSDGVTSPDRTLVDCLRMLDPDRALAVADSALREGYALRRLQALARDARGPGARQVRWVAAHADGRAANPFETTARYLTEQVEGLRVRPQVPLWGSEFLGRPDLVDVDLQIVIEADSFEWHGDRVALRNDARRYNGMVVHGWLVLRFSWEDVMLHPAQVLAILRAAVRERTERCGACRAHA
- a CDS encoding peptidase E, with protein sequence MAADTPTILATSGGRIAGTRTAWSAGPLTHHAVDLAGVNGRAPRVCFVPTACGDDARLVREFYDAAHEAGWHGSHLQLFPMPNVPDIAAHLRDQDVVWVWGGSVAGLLAMWELHGVGEAMRAAWEAGVVLTGVSAGSLCWHVGGTTDSFGPELRPVTNGLALLPWSNGVHYDSEAQRRPLFQSLVADGTLPAGYATDDGAGLLYRGTDMVEALTEVLGKAAYFVERDEAGSAVETPIEARLLT
- the miaB gene encoding tRNA (N6-isopentenyl adenosine(37)-C2)-methylthiotransferase MiaB; the encoded protein is MTRTYEVRTYGCQMNVHDSERLSGLLEDAGYVAAPEETQADVVVFNTCAVRENADNRLYGNLGHLAPIKEAHPGLQIAVGGCLAQKDRDTITERAPWVDVVFGTHNIGSLPALLERARVQDEAQVEILESLEVFPSTLPTKRESAYAAWVSVSVGCNNTCTFCIVPALRGKEKDRRPGDILAEIEALVADGVTEVTLLGQNVNAYGVEFGDRQAFSKLLRACGEIEGLERVRFTSPHPAEFTDDVIEAMAETPNVMPQLHMPLQSGSDKVLKDMRRAYRQRKFLGIIERVRAAMPDAAITTDIIVGFPGETEEDFRATLDVVREARFSGAFTFQYSKRPGTPAADLPDQVDPAVVKDRYQRLVEVVNEIAWEENQALVGREVELLVAEGEGRKNAETHRLSGRGPDNRLVHFEADFSATAGEPRPGDVVTVQITRAAPHYLVADGPVRALRRTRSGDAWERRVSTGSTNGGPAVGLGMPSVGVPDPLPEAPTCG